In a single window of the Bactrocera dorsalis isolate Fly_Bdor chromosome 2, ASM2337382v1, whole genome shotgun sequence genome:
- the LOC109579350 gene encoding venom serine protease isoform X3, with the protein MKMRSRLAVLILFFGEFIFANNELRNSEIFYSKEGLKNTTNALTADRSGKFLFDAIFRISSSITNAFGYEGEEYSDYNEDINIKTCECDCGYSNEEIRIVGGRPTGINQYPWMARIVYDGKFHCGGSLLTKEYVLTAAHCVKKLRKSKIRIIFGDHDQHITSESKAIQRAVSAIIKHRNFNPDSYNNDIALIKLRKPMAFSKIIKPVCLPRFNYDPADLLQTV; encoded by the exons ATGAAAATGCGTAGTCGACTAGCAGTATTAATACTATTTTTCGGggaatttatttttgcaaataatgaattaagaaacagtgaaattttttattctaaagaAGGATtgaaaaacacaacaaatgCCTTAACTGCAGATAGAAGTGGAAAATTTCTTTTCGATGCAATATTTCGAATCAGCTCAAGCATTACCAATGCTTTCGGATATGAAGGAGAAGAATACTCTGATTACAATGAAGATATCAATATAAAGACTTGCGAATGTG ATTGTGGATATTCCAATGAAGAAATAAGAATAGTTGGTGGTAGACCAACAGGCATTAATCAGTACCCTTGGATGGCTCGTATAGTATATGATGGCAAATTTCATTGCGGAGGTTCTCTGCTTACAAAAGAGTATGTGTTAACAGCAGCCCATTGTGTTAAAAAACTAAGGAAATCAAAAATACGAATAATTTTTGGAGACCACGATCAGCATATTACATCTGAATCTAAAGCCATTCAGAGGGCCGTAAGTGCTATAATTAAACATAGAAATTTCAACCCCGACAGTTATAACAACGATATAGcgttaataaaattaaggaaaCCAATGGcgttttcgaaaattataaaaccAGTATGCTTACCGCGTTTTAACTATGATCCCGCAG ACCTATTACAGacagtgtaa
- the LOC109579350 gene encoding transmembrane protease serine 2 isoform X4, with translation MKMRSRLAVLILFFGEFIFANNELRNSEIFYSKEGLKNTTNALTADRSGKFLFDAIFRISSSITNAFGYEGEEYSDYNEDINIKTCECDCGYSNEEIRIVGGRPTGINQYPWMARIVYDGKFHCGGSLLTKEYVLTAAHCVKKLRKSKIRIIFGDHDQHITSESKAIQRADE, from the exons ATGAAAATGCGTAGTCGACTAGCAGTATTAATACTATTTTTCGGggaatttatttttgcaaataatgaattaagaaacagtgaaattttttattctaaagaAGGATtgaaaaacacaacaaatgCCTTAACTGCAGATAGAAGTGGAAAATTTCTTTTCGATGCAATATTTCGAATCAGCTCAAGCATTACCAATGCTTTCGGATATGAAGGAGAAGAATACTCTGATTACAATGAAGATATCAATATAAAGACTTGCGAATGTG ATTGTGGATATTCCAATGAAGAAATAAGAATAGTTGGTGGTAGACCAACAGGCATTAATCAGTACCCTTGGATGGCTCGTATAGTATATGATGGCAAATTTCATTGCGGAGGTTCTCTGCTTACAAAAGAGTATGTGTTAACAGCAGCCCATTGTGTTAAAAAACTAAGGAAATCAAAAATACGAATAATTTTTGGAGACCACGATCAGCATATTACATCTGAATCTAAAGCCATTCAGAGGGCC